The Colletotrichum higginsianum IMI 349063 chromosome 2, whole genome shotgun sequence genome has a segment encoding these proteins:
- a CDS encoding C6 finger domain-containing protein has translation MVYCGKPSKGCSSCRERKIRCDQKEPGCGQCEKRQQECPGYRNIVDLMFRDESSHVIKKAAKTKARGRLKNPQASSTAPGAELSEKAPAGTSTDPNSSDPSPRPAVKPGARRHYPPRPLAVVTRNVTFRHRPRQARWASSSSESDGDDDSLLPSPEEETWPTTQQATLLYSLSPSYQERGTAFFFSRYVSVDENACHQNFDFIFDVWRPASILPERQVDGVLASMTAVGLAGLSHLTMCPKMMDWSRRSYGTALQMTNDALRNPAEAVKDTTMMSILILGTYEMLSGRSNQTVRAWQNHINGASALAKMRGLKQFMTRAGARMFVMLTQIVLINCMQKDMPMPQPLIELRNQLGMLSGGMDPNWRLSGPIYKVMQLRYDINSGLLSQPADVIEQLTKVDQEFADVIAELPEYWKYRPVRLSTPHPAVFDGHRCDVYPTLGLASTWNGVRSIRMMVHETLIGEIIKCFPDRHIMDWPYEAKLQLAKSVELLERLRDTVIASVPQHFGLVNFRDAMSESGASATAVITPKKAPVRIVSSPATFASSPSPSSADGSTRRPVVFNGPTLHDPAHMKGRSDNAERFMTLASASNTIVWPLYLVGVSSCGTEEVKKYVVERLQAILEESGLLQARGVALMVRDKEVCVPWSDVYWDRMPQTQIPLDLLL, from the exons ATGGTGTACTGTGGCAAGCCTTCCAAGGGCTGTTCCAGCTGCCGCGAACGAAAGATCAGG TGTGACCAAAAGGAGCCCGGCTGCGGCCAGTGTGAGAAGCGCCAGCAAGAATGTCCCGGCTATCGAAACATCGTCGACCTGATGTTCCGGGACGAGAGCTCCCATGTCATCAAGAAAGCCGCCAAAACAAAAGCCCGAGGCCGCTTGAAGAACCCGCAGGCTTCCAGTACAGCCCCGGGCGCCGAGCTGTCTGAAAAGGCACCAGCCGGCACCAGCACCGACCCTAATAGCTCCGATCCGAGCCCCAGACCAGCCGTCAAACCTGGTGCGCGTCGCCACTATCCACCTCGCCCTCTGGCCGTGGTGACTCGGAACGTTACCTTTAGGCACCGACCACGCCAGGCTCGATgggcctcctcttcctccgaaagcgacggtgacgacgacagcCTGTTGCCCTcccccgaggaggagaccTGGCCAACGACGCAGCAAGCAACGCTCTTATATTCGTTGTCACCATCATATCAAGAACGCGGcacggccttcttcttctcccgctATGTCTCCGTCGACGAGAACGCCTGCCACCAGAACTTCGACTTCATCTTCGACGTCTGGCGTCCGGCCAGCATACTGCCTGAGCGACAGGTAGATGGGGTATTGGCGAGCATGACGGCTGTCGGGTTGGCCGGCCTGTCCCATCTCACCATGTGCCCCAAGATGATGGATTGGTCGCGCAGGAGCTACGGCACCGCTTTACAAATGACCAACGATGCTTTGAGGAACCCTGCCGAGGCGGTCAAGGACACAACCATGATGTCCATCCTCATCTTAGGCACGTACGAGATGCTCAGTGGCCGCAGCAACCAGACGGTTAGGGCATGGCAAAACCACATCAACGGCGCATCTGCCCTGGCAAAGATGCGCGGCCTCAAGCAGTTCATGACAAGAGCGGGAGCTCGCATGTTTGTGATGCTCACGCAGATCGTCCTCATCAACTGCATGCAGAAAGACATGCCCATGCCGCAGCCCCTGATCGAGCTACGGAACCAGCTGGGTATGTTGTCGGGTGGGATGGATCCCAACTGGCGACTGTCGGGCCCGATATACAAGGTCATGCAGTTGCGATACGACATCAACAGCGGACTACTCAGCCAGCCGGCTGATGTTATAGAGCAGCTGACAAAGGTCGACCAAGAATTTGCCGACGTCATTGCCGAGCTTCCAGAGTACTGGAAGTACCGACCCGTGAGGCTTTCGACACCCCACCCAGCCGTTTTCGATGGTCACCGTTGCGACGTGTATCCGACTCTGGGTCTGGCCTCAACGTGGAACGGCGTCCGATCCATCAGAATGATGGTGCACGAGACCTTAATCGGGGAGATCATCAAGTGCTTCCCCGACCGCCACATAATGGACTGGCCGTATGAAGCGAAATTGCAGCTGGCAAAATCCGTCGAGTTGTTGGAGAGATTACGAGACACAGTGATAGCGAGTGTTCCTCAGCATTTTGGCCTTGTCAACTTCAGAGACGCCATGTCGGAAAGCGGCGCTTCGGCAACAGCTGTCATCACGCCGAAGAAGGCGCCGGTCCGTATCGTGTCATCTCCGGCAACGTTCGCATCGTctccttcgccctcgtctgCAGACGGCTCGACACGACGCCCGGTTGTTTTCAACGGTCCGACCTTGCACGATCCGGCCCATATGAAAGGTCGCAGCGACAATGCCGAGCGCTTCATGACACTCGCTTCTGCAAGCAACACCATTGTATGGCCGTTGTACTTGGTTGGCGTATCGTCGTGCGGCACGGAGGAGGTCAAGAAGTATGTCGTCGAACGGTTGCAAGCAATCCTCGAGGAGTCGGGATTGCTGCAAGCACGCGGGGTAGCACTCATGGTGCGGGACAAGGAGGTGTGCGTCCCGTGGTCCGATGTGTACTGGGATCGAATGCCACAGACGCAAATCCCACTCGACTTGCTTTTATGA
- a CDS encoding Glucanase B produces MTRPTLDIVLQNNTGSSNAFAHVTGLDLNRNNAVFLLQADGITGYYPTSPSDILQPLQTDCAISLGAPGSTRMVTIPQIAGGRIWFSRDGPLKFLLNPGPAVVEPSATNTTDPNYNLNWGFCEFTFNSFQVFVNISYVDFVSIPVSLTLENDAGKVTTVPGFPPDALDAICDRLRAQDAADSAGWSRLIVRTPDGSANLRALSPNSGIVMQPGLFQGYYQPHVDAVWHKYRGADLTVNTQAEWGNVKGRVGSDNLLSFGDVGSFAKPSARDIFSCSTGPFGGYPKNQAQMGAIGARIAAAFNRSTLLVNDQQPEGESVANYYYKDARTNHYSRICHEISPDGRGYAFPYDDVGPASGSDQSGSLFDSNPKVLTIGIGGGVGNAASVQEEL; encoded by the coding sequence ATGACTCGGCCAACgctcgacatcgtcctccAAAACAACACAGGCTCCTCCAACGCCTTCGCCCATGTAACCGGCCTGGACCTCAACCGGAATaacgccgtcttcctcctccaggcCGACGGCATCACGGGCTACTAcccgacgtcgccctcggaCATCCTCCAGCCACTGCAGACGGACTGCGCCATCTCCCTCGGCGCGCCGGGGTCGACGCGCATGGTGACGATCCCCCagatcgccggcggccgtaTCTGGTTCTCACGGGACGGCCCGCTCAAGTTCCTCCTGAACCCGGGCCCGGCCGTGGTGGAGCCCTCGGCCACCAACACGACCGACCCCAACTACAACCTCAACTGGGGCTTCTGCGAGTTTACCTTCAACAGCTTCCAGGTGTTTGTCAACATCTCGTACGTCGACTTCGTCAGCATCCCCGTCTCCCTGACGCTCGAGAACGACGCCGGCAAGGTGACGACCGTGCCCGGCTTCCCGcccgacgccctcgacgccatctGCGACCGCCTCCGCGCccaggacgccgccgacagCGCCGGCTGGTCAAGGCTCATTGTGCGCACCCCCGACGGGTCGGCAAACCTGCGCGCCCTCAGCCCCAATTCGGGTATCGTCATGCAGCCGGGCCTGTTCCAGGGGTACTACCAACcccacgtcgacgccgtctggCACAAGTACCGCGGTGCCGATCTCACGGTCAACACGCAGGCCGAGTGGGGCAACGTCAAGGGCCGCGTAGGCTCCGACAATCTGCTGTCGTTCGGCGACGTCGGGTCGTTCGCCAAGCCGAGCGCGCGAGACATATTCAGCTGCAGCACGGGGCCATTCGGCGGGTaccccaagaaccaggcCCAGATGGGCGCCATCGGGGCGCGCATCGCGGCGGCCTTCAACCGGTCGACGCTGCTCGTCAACGACCAGCAACCCGAGGGGGAGAGCGTGGCCAACTATTATTACAAGGATGCGCGGACGAACCACTACTCGCGCATCTGCCATGAGATCAGccccgacggccgcggcTACGCGTTCCCCTACGACGACGTGGGCCCGGCCAGCGGTTCCGATCAGTCCGGATCGCTCTTCGACTCCAACCCGAAGGTTCTGACGATCGGgattggcggcggcgtgggaaACGCGGCTTCGGTGCAAGAGGAGCTGTAG